The Periplaneta americana isolate PAMFEO1 chromosome 2, P.americana_PAMFEO1_priV1, whole genome shotgun sequence genome has a window encoding:
- the LOC138694621 gene encoding hemolymph lipopolysaccharide-binding protein-like, giving the protein MNCFPAILAALFVLLSHTDYAAGDFNGKKFDKNLVHLDNTWVQNLLANGYQLHPGVGYYKLYKTPVPWQDAWKKCEDDGAHLLILNSEAEAELARKIVSPHSSSFAFHVGFHDLFAEGRYITIQGENLNSAGYNKWATGQPDNWRGDEHCGAMRKNALLADVHCTSKFWFICEREPYKLSVEV; this is encoded by the exons ATGAATTGCTTTCCAGCTATTCTTGCCGCACTTTTTGTACTTCTAAGCCACACAGACTATGCAGCAGGCGATTTTAATGGGAAAAAGTTTGATAAAAACTTAGTTCACTTAGATAATACGTGGGTGCAAAACCTATTAGCCAACGGATATCAGTTACATCCGGGCGTGGGATACTATAAACTCTACAAAACCCCGGTTCCATGGCAAGACGCTTGGAAGAAGTGTGAAGACGATGGGGCTCATCTTCTCATCCTCAACTCTGAAGCAGAAGCTGAGTTAGCGAGGAAGATCGTGTCACCACATTCCAGTTCCTTTGCATTCCACGTTGGATTCCACGATCTGTTCGCAGAGGGCAGGTACATTACTATTCAAG GTGAGAACCTGAATTCGGCTGGCTACAACAAATGGGCAACCGGACAACCTGACAATTGGCGTGGAGATGAACACTGCGGAGCTATGCGCAAGAATGCCTTGTTAGCAGATGTTCACTGTACATCGAAATTCTGGTTTATCTGCGAACGCGAACCTTACAAGCTCTCCGTTGAAGTTTAA